Sequence from the Syntrophorhabdus sp. genome:
GATGAAGGCGCAGGAAGAGGCCCGCGCGGGAGCCAGGGTGTTCACAGAGATAACCCCCTTCACCCGGTTCCACCTCGCCGAGGGCTATCATCAAAAGTACTATCTCAGGGGGGCCGGCGATATTGCCGCGGAGTACCTTGCCATCTACCCCGATCTCAAGGACCTCATTGGTTCCACGGCGACCGCCC
This genomic interval carries:
- a CDS encoding peptide-methionine (S)-S-oxide reductase — its product is MKAQEEARAGARVFTEITPFTRFHLAEGYHQKYYLRGAGDIAAEYLAIYPDLKDLIGSTATARVNGYLGRYGTKAQLEEELDSLGLTEEGRKRLLGIVAP